A single genomic interval of Pyrus communis chromosome 7, drPyrComm1.1, whole genome shotgun sequence harbors:
- the LOC137739760 gene encoding flowering time control protein FCA-like isoform X1, with protein MTVKYADGELERLETLGKVYVNGLNKEASWKEVEDIFSPYGLVLDVYILRDELRQSRGCGFVKFSQIDMALAAIKALNGTFIMRGCAQPLLVRFADPKKPKGIESRGNFGFSSGNIGPHSQEPFRLVSDHGDPMGGHNFHTAPYPVQQTSNPPIPQLANPEPQASVVMPPPQLCRMPLQQTQNTQRSSQTSQVEANETQKQHLTQPSGQIIGQQQSSQTVASNSTSPALASSHETAVPLECDWSEHTCPDGYKYYYNCETCESRWDKPEDFALFEKQLQTQTQTQLQNSSHHLQSTSVLSIQQSDQAQVEIQTHAFHQTLQLQKPSLSSMELDHLQIQPQTSPLVGPT; from the exons AGACACTTGGTAAAGTGTATGTCAATGGCCTTAACAAGGAAGCTTCGTGGAAAGAAGTTGAGGAT ATATTTTCACCATATGGTCTTGTTTTAGATGTCTACATTTTGCGTGATGAACTGAGGCAGAGTCGAG gGTGTGGATTTGTAAAGTTTTCCCAGATAGATATGGCTCTGGCAGCAATCAAAGCATTAAATGGAACCTTCATTATGAGA GGTTGTGCTCAGCCGCTTCTTGTTCGTTTTGCGGATCCTAAGAAACCAAAGGGAATAGAATCAAG GGGAAATTTTGGATTTAGCAGCGGGAACATTGGACCCCACTCTCAAGAACCATTTAG GCTAGTATCTGATCATGGTGATCCCATGGGAGGGCATAATTTTCATACTGCACCGTATCCTGTTCAACAAACTTCAAACCCACCTATTCCCCAATTGGCAAACCCAGAACCCCAAGCTTCCGTTGTCATGCCACCACCACAGTTGTGTAGGATGCCTTTACAACAGACACAGAATACACAGAGATCTTCTCAGACTTCTCAAGTAGAAGCTAATGAGACCCAGAAGCAGCATCTGACACAGCCATCTGGGCAAATTATTGGGCAGCAGCAGAGTTCTCAG ACAGTTGCTAGCAATTCTACCTCACCTGCATTGGCTTCAAGTCATGAAACTGCAGTTCCTCTAGAGTGTGACTGGAGTGAACATACCTGCCCTGATGGATACAAGTATTACTACAATTGTGAAACTTGTGAAAGCAGA TGGGACAAGCCTGAGGATTTTGCCTTGTTTGAGAAACAATTACAGACACAGACACAGACACAGCTGCAAAATTCCTCTCACCATCTTCAATCTACATCGGTTCTTTCTATACAACAAAGTGATCAAGCACAGGTAGAGATTCAGACACATGCCTTCCATCAGACACTCCAACTTCAGAAACCTTCCTTGTCTTCAATG GAACTTGATCATTTGCAAATCCAGCCACAAACAAGTCCTCTAGTTGGCCCAACCTGA
- the LOC137739760 gene encoding flowering time control protein FCA-like isoform X2: MTVKYADGELERLETLGKVYVNGLNKEASWKEVEDIFSPYGLVLDVYILRDELRQSRGCGFVKFSQIDMALAAIKALNGTFIMRGCAQPLLVRFADPKKPKGIESSGNIGPHSQEPFRLVSDHGDPMGGHNFHTAPYPVQQTSNPPIPQLANPEPQASVVMPPPQLCRMPLQQTQNTQRSSQTSQVEANETQKQHLTQPSGQIIGQQQSSQTVASNSTSPALASSHETAVPLECDWSEHTCPDGYKYYYNCETCESRWDKPEDFALFEKQLQTQTQTQLQNSSHHLQSTSVLSIQQSDQAQVEIQTHAFHQTLQLQKPSLSSMELDHLQIQPQTSPLVGPT, translated from the exons AGACACTTGGTAAAGTGTATGTCAATGGCCTTAACAAGGAAGCTTCGTGGAAAGAAGTTGAGGAT ATATTTTCACCATATGGTCTTGTTTTAGATGTCTACATTTTGCGTGATGAACTGAGGCAGAGTCGAG gGTGTGGATTTGTAAAGTTTTCCCAGATAGATATGGCTCTGGCAGCAATCAAAGCATTAAATGGAACCTTCATTATGAGA GGTTGTGCTCAGCCGCTTCTTGTTCGTTTTGCGGATCCTAAGAAACCAAAGGGAATAGAATCAAG CGGGAACATTGGACCCCACTCTCAAGAACCATTTAG GCTAGTATCTGATCATGGTGATCCCATGGGAGGGCATAATTTTCATACTGCACCGTATCCTGTTCAACAAACTTCAAACCCACCTATTCCCCAATTGGCAAACCCAGAACCCCAAGCTTCCGTTGTCATGCCACCACCACAGTTGTGTAGGATGCCTTTACAACAGACACAGAATACACAGAGATCTTCTCAGACTTCTCAAGTAGAAGCTAATGAGACCCAGAAGCAGCATCTGACACAGCCATCTGGGCAAATTATTGGGCAGCAGCAGAGTTCTCAG ACAGTTGCTAGCAATTCTACCTCACCTGCATTGGCTTCAAGTCATGAAACTGCAGTTCCTCTAGAGTGTGACTGGAGTGAACATACCTGCCCTGATGGATACAAGTATTACTACAATTGTGAAACTTGTGAAAGCAGA TGGGACAAGCCTGAGGATTTTGCCTTGTTTGAGAAACAATTACAGACACAGACACAGACACAGCTGCAAAATTCCTCTCACCATCTTCAATCTACATCGGTTCTTTCTATACAACAAAGTGATCAAGCACAGGTAGAGATTCAGACACATGCCTTCCATCAGACACTCCAACTTCAGAAACCTTCCTTGTCTTCAATG GAACTTGATCATTTGCAAATCCAGCCACAAACAAGTCCTCTAGTTGGCCCAACCTGA
- the LOC137739760 gene encoding flowering time control protein FCA-like isoform X3, with translation MALAAIKALNGTFIMRGCAQPLLVRFADPKKPKGIESRGNFGFSSGNIGPHSQEPFRLVSDHGDPMGGHNFHTAPYPVQQTSNPPIPQLANPEPQASVVMPPPQLCRMPLQQTQNTQRSSQTSQVEANETQKQHLTQPSGQIIGQQQSSQTVASNSTSPALASSHETAVPLECDWSEHTCPDGYKYYYNCETCESRWDKPEDFALFEKQLQTQTQTQLQNSSHHLQSTSVLSIQQSDQAQVEIQTHAFHQTLQLQKPSLSSMELDHLQIQPQTSPLVGPT, from the exons ATGGCTCTGGCAGCAATCAAAGCATTAAATGGAACCTTCATTATGAGA GGTTGTGCTCAGCCGCTTCTTGTTCGTTTTGCGGATCCTAAGAAACCAAAGGGAATAGAATCAAG GGGAAATTTTGGATTTAGCAGCGGGAACATTGGACCCCACTCTCAAGAACCATTTAG GCTAGTATCTGATCATGGTGATCCCATGGGAGGGCATAATTTTCATACTGCACCGTATCCTGTTCAACAAACTTCAAACCCACCTATTCCCCAATTGGCAAACCCAGAACCCCAAGCTTCCGTTGTCATGCCACCACCACAGTTGTGTAGGATGCCTTTACAACAGACACAGAATACACAGAGATCTTCTCAGACTTCTCAAGTAGAAGCTAATGAGACCCAGAAGCAGCATCTGACACAGCCATCTGGGCAAATTATTGGGCAGCAGCAGAGTTCTCAG ACAGTTGCTAGCAATTCTACCTCACCTGCATTGGCTTCAAGTCATGAAACTGCAGTTCCTCTAGAGTGTGACTGGAGTGAACATACCTGCCCTGATGGATACAAGTATTACTACAATTGTGAAACTTGTGAAAGCAGA TGGGACAAGCCTGAGGATTTTGCCTTGTTTGAGAAACAATTACAGACACAGACACAGACACAGCTGCAAAATTCCTCTCACCATCTTCAATCTACATCGGTTCTTTCTATACAACAAAGTGATCAAGCACAGGTAGAGATTCAGACACATGCCTTCCATCAGACACTCCAACTTCAGAAACCTTCCTTGTCTTCAATG GAACTTGATCATTTGCAAATCCAGCCACAAACAAGTCCTCTAGTTGGCCCAACCTGA